One genomic window of Quercus lobata isolate SW786 chromosome 9, ValleyOak3.0 Primary Assembly, whole genome shotgun sequence includes the following:
- the LOC115960324 gene encoding probable receptor-like protein kinase At5g24010, translating into MVIKNLYYFLSLILVSLVSFSTSFTPLDNYLLNCGSTTNTSLYNRPFLADSTKPGSDFLTADRSIPLKNRNPPPNSSNLYHTARVFTTSSAYKFNIKGNGTYLVRLHFSPFVAQGFNLTSAKFSVLVNGDLLLISSHLDYSNDNNNTVLKEYILEVDGNMVDVVFTPVNGSSFGFVNAIEVFSAPKDFITDVGIRLISADGSTDFKKLSSQVLETIHRINVGGPKLTPFNDTLWRTWIPDDDYLALKSAAKHVSTTHPPNYQPGGASQEIGPDAVYMTAQEMNRDNTNLDSGFNITWNFPVSSGGAQYLVRLHFCDIVSRALNLLYFNVYLNGYLAYEDLDLSVLTTHVLASPIYVDFVVDSDDSGVVQVSVGPSVVSTTSRMNAILNGAEIMKMVNLERSHMGSKKTIWVLVGSIVGGLVGLCVVVVLLAVLLAMKCSRKKPKPRRAESAAWTPLRVYGGSSHSRMSDVTAYGSPGPNGYLALRIPFADIQSATNNFDQNLIIGSGGFGTVYKGVLRDNIKVAVKRGVPGSRQGLPEFQTEITVLSKIRHRHLVSLVGYCEEQSEMILVYEYMEKGPLKNHLYGSGIPPLSWKQRLQICIGSARGIHYLHTGSTQGVIHRDIKSTNILLDENYVAKVADFGLSKDGPCLDETHVSTGVKGSFGYLDPEYFRRQQLTDKSDVYSFGVVLFEVLCARPAVDPLLAREQVNLAEWAMQWYKKGMLEKIIDPHLVGQIKPSSLKKFGETAEKCLADYGVDRPTMGDVLWNLECALQLQETRQQREPHEDDNIDVPVLPTPGIDPCAPSINIRTEGEDGDPTSDMSTTKLFSQLITNEGR; encoded by the coding sequence ATGGTGATCAAAAACCTTTACTACTTCCTTTCTCTAATTCTTGTCTCTCTTGTCTCCTTCTCAACTTCTTTCACTCCCTTAGACAACTACCTCCTCAACTGTGGCTCAACTACCAACACTTCCCTCTATAACCGTCCCTTTCTCGCAGATTCAACCAAGCCCGGTTCGGATTTTCTCACAGCAGACCGTTCCATTCCACTCAAGAACCGAAACCCACCTCCAAATTCATCTAATTTGTACCATACAGCTAGAGTTTTCACCACCAGTTCAGCTTACAAGTTCAACATCAAGGGAAATGGGACTTATTTGGTACGTTTGCATTTCTCACCCTTTGTAGCTCAAGGTTTTAATCTTACTTCTGCAAAGTTTAGTGTTTTGGTTAATGGGGATTTGCTTCTGATAAGCTCACATTTGGATTATAGTAACGATAATAATAACACTGTCCTTAAAGAGTATATATTAGAAGTAGATGGAAATATGGTTGATGTTGTGTTCACTCCTGTAAATGGTTCGAGTTTCGGGTTTGTCAATGCAATAGAAGTTTTTTCAGCTCCTAAAGACTTTATAACTGATGTGGGAATTAGGTTAATTAGTGCTGATGGAAGTACAGATTTCAAGAAACTTTCATCACAGGTTTTAGAGACTATTCACAGGATTAATGTTGGAGGTCCAAAATTGACACCTTTTAATGATACCCTATGGAGAACTTGGATCCCTGATGATGATTATCTTGCTTTGAAATCCGCTGCAAAGCATGTGAGCACCACTCACCCGCCGAATTATCAGCCTGGAGGTGCAAGTCAAGAGATTGGGCCTGATGCTGTGTATATGACTGCCCAAGAAATGAATAGGGATAACACAAATTTGGATTCGGGGTTTAACATCACTTGGAATTTTCCAGTGTCTTCAGGTGGTGCTCAATACTTGGTTCGATTGCATTTCTGTGATATTGTTAGTCGTGCACTTAACTTGCTGTACTTCAATGTATATCTCAATGGGTACCTTGCTTATGAGGATCTTGATTTGTCAGTACTTACGACCCATGTGCTTGCATCTCCGATCTATGtggattttgttgttgattcaGATGATTCAGGGGTTGTGCAAGTAAGTGTTGGTCCTTCTGTTGTGAGTACTACTTCAAGAATGAATGCTATATTGAATGGGGCAGAAATTATGAAAATGGTGAATCTTGAGAGGTCGCATATGGGCTCGAAGAAGACTATTTGGGTTCTTGTGGGTTCAATTGTTGGTGGCCTTGTTGGTCTATGTGTAGTGGTAGTGTTACTTGCAGTGCTGCTTGCCATGAAATGCAGTAGGAAGAAACCAAAGCCGAGACGTGCAGAAAGTGCGGCTTGGACACCTTTACGTGTGTATGGAGGCAGTTCACACAGTAGAATGTCTGATGTGACAGCCTATGGATCTCCTGGACCAAATGGATATCTTGCGTTGAGAATCCCTTTTGCTGATATTCAATCGGCAACAAACAATTTTGACCAGAATCTGATTATAGGTTCTGGTGGATTTGGAACAGTTTACAAAGGGGTTCTTAGAGACAATATAAAGGTTGCAGTGAAGAGAGGTGTGCCAGGATCCAGGCAGGGCCTTCCAGAATTCCAGACTGAAATAacagttctgtccaaaattcgTCACCGCCATCTTGTTTCTCTTGTTGGGTATTGTGAAGAACAGTCAGAAATGATATTAGTGTATGAATATATGGAAAAAGGGCCTTTGAAAAATCATTTGTATGGTTCAGGGATTCCACCTTTGTCCTGGAAGCAGCGTCTTCAAATATGCATTGGCTCAGCAAGAGGTATTCACTACCTTCATACAGGTTCAACACAAGGAGTCATCCATCGTGACATTAAATCAACCAATATTTTGCTTGATGAGAATTATGTGGCCAAGGTTGCTGACTTTGGTCTTTCAAAAGATGGTCCATGTCTCGATGAAACCCATGTAAGCACTGGTGTAAAAGGTAGTTTTGGGTATCTCGATCCTGAGTATTTCCGGAGACAGCAGCTTACAGATAAGTCAGATGTTTATTCATTTGGGGTTGTGCTTTTTGAGGTTCTTTGTGCTAGACCTGCTGTTGACCCGTTGCTGGCTAGGGAACAGGTGAATTTAGCTGAATGGGCAATGCAATGGTATAAGAAGGGCATGCTCGAGAAAATAATTGACCCTCATCTTGTTGGGCAGATTAAACCAAGCTCTTTGAAGAAATTTGGAGAAACAGCAGAGAAATGTTTAGCTGATTATGGTGTTGATAGGCCAACTATGGGTGATGTGTTATGGAATCTGGAATGTGCACTTCAGCTTCAGGAAACCAGACAGCAAAGAGAACCACATGAAGATGATAATATTGATGTGCCAGTGCTTCCGACACCTGGAATTGATCCCTGTGCTCCTTCTATTAACATAAGGACAGAGGGAGAAGATGGTGATCCAACTTCAGACATGTCTACAACCAAACTATTTTCCCAGTTGATAACTAATGAAGGCCGATAG
- the LOC115959316 gene encoding probable RNA-binding protein 18 isoform X2, whose amino-acid sequence MDPNGFIDEKSESRLYVGNLDLRITEAALIKMFSPFGKIVAEDFLWHTRGPKRGEPRGFAFIQYSTKEEAKLAKEKMHGKLACGRPLVVRLASEKYLVETAEKLSKGVGDSHKTSLSGSGSGQMSRTAKIAAIKNKLKALEEDSSISKKQKLAESVSTSESLDRPSGKR is encoded by the exons ATG GATCCCAATGGTTTTATTGACGAGAAGAGCGAAAGCAGGCTTTACGTCGGTAACCTTGATTTGAGAATAACAGA ggCTGCTCTGATTAAGATGTTTTCTCCCTTTGGAAAGATTGTAGCTGAAGACTTTCTGTGGCATACTCGTGGCCCGAAACGCGGCGAGCCACGAGGCTTTGCTTTCATCCAATATAGCACAAAAGAG GAAGCTAAATTGGCCAAGGAGAAGATGCATGGGAAATTAGCTTGTGGGCGCCCATTGGTTGTCCGTCTTGCTAGTGAGAAATACTTGGTGGAAACAGCAGAGAAGTTGTCCAAAGGTGTGGGTGACTCACATAAGACAAGCCTTTCTGGTAGTGGTTCAGGACAGATGAGTCGAACTGCTAAAATTGCTGCAATCAAGAACAAATTAAAAGCTTTGGAGGAGGATAGCTCTATTTCAAAGAAGCAGAAGCTAGCTGAAAGCGTCTCTACTAGTGAAAGTTTGGATCGGCCCTCTGGCAAAAGATGA
- the LOC115959316 gene encoding probable RNA-binding protein 18 isoform X1, whose protein sequence is MQDPNGFIDEKSESRLYVGNLDLRITEAALIKMFSPFGKIVAEDFLWHTRGPKRGEPRGFAFIQYSTKEEAKLAKEKMHGKLACGRPLVVRLASEKYLVETAEKLSKGVGDSHKTSLSGSGSGQMSRTAKIAAIKNKLKALEEDSSISKKQKLAESVSTSESLDRPSGKR, encoded by the exons ATGCAGGATCCCAATGGTTTTATTGACGAGAAGAGCGAAAGCAGGCTTTACGTCGGTAACCTTGATTTGAGAATAACAGA ggCTGCTCTGATTAAGATGTTTTCTCCCTTTGGAAAGATTGTAGCTGAAGACTTTCTGTGGCATACTCGTGGCCCGAAACGCGGCGAGCCACGAGGCTTTGCTTTCATCCAATATAGCACAAAAGAG GAAGCTAAATTGGCCAAGGAGAAGATGCATGGGAAATTAGCTTGTGGGCGCCCATTGGTTGTCCGTCTTGCTAGTGAGAAATACTTGGTGGAAACAGCAGAGAAGTTGTCCAAAGGTGTGGGTGACTCACATAAGACAAGCCTTTCTGGTAGTGGTTCAGGACAGATGAGTCGAACTGCTAAAATTGCTGCAATCAAGAACAAATTAAAAGCTTTGGAGGAGGATAGCTCTATTTCAAAGAAGCAGAAGCTAGCTGAAAGCGTCTCTACTAGTGAAAGTTTGGATCGGCCCTCTGGCAAAAGATGA
- the LOC115959316 gene encoding uncharacterized protein LOC115959316 isoform X3 encodes MHGKLACGRPLVVRLASEKYLVETAEKLSKGVGDSHKTSLSGSGSGQMSRTAKIAAIKNKLKALEEDSSISKKQKLAESVSTSESLDRPSGKR; translated from the coding sequence ATGCATGGGAAATTAGCTTGTGGGCGCCCATTGGTTGTCCGTCTTGCTAGTGAGAAATACTTGGTGGAAACAGCAGAGAAGTTGTCCAAAGGTGTGGGTGACTCACATAAGACAAGCCTTTCTGGTAGTGGTTCAGGACAGATGAGTCGAACTGCTAAAATTGCTGCAATCAAGAACAAATTAAAAGCTTTGGAGGAGGATAGCTCTATTTCAAAGAAGCAGAAGCTAGCTGAAAGCGTCTCTACTAGTGAAAGTTTGGATCGGCCCTCTGGCAAAAGATGA